One stretch of Pararhizobium qamdonense DNA includes these proteins:
- the rpoH gene encoding RNA polymerase sigma factor RpoH encodes MARSTLPSITAGEGGLNRYLDEIRKFPMLEPQEEYMLAKRYQEHDDRKAAHQLVTSHLRLVAKIAMGYRGYGLPIGEVVSEGNVGLMQAVKKFDPERGFRLATYAMWWIKASIQEYILRSWSLVKMGTTANQKRLFFNLRRLKGKIQALDEGDLKPDQVAHIATTLKVSEAEVISMNQRLSGDASLNAPIKAGEGESGQWQDWLVDDHDNQEDILIEQDELENRRSLLSSAMNVLNDRERRIFEARRLTEDPVTLEDLSTEFDISRERVRQIEVRAFEKVQDAVRKAAQDRQNALRVVEDA; translated from the coding sequence ATGGCCCGCAGTACGTTACCGTCGATTACCGCCGGAGAAGGCGGTCTCAACCGTTATCTCGATGAAATCCGCAAATTTCCCATGCTTGAACCGCAGGAAGAGTACATGCTCGCCAAGCGGTATCAGGAGCATGACGACCGTAAGGCCGCCCATCAGCTCGTAACCAGCCATCTGCGCCTCGTAGCGAAGATCGCCATGGGTTACCGTGGCTATGGCCTGCCAATTGGTGAAGTCGTTTCCGAAGGCAACGTCGGCCTCATGCAGGCGGTCAAGAAATTCGATCCGGAACGCGGCTTCCGTCTGGCCACCTACGCGATGTGGTGGATCAAGGCTTCGATCCAGGAATATATCCTGCGCTCGTGGTCGCTGGTGAAGATGGGCACGACCGCCAACCAGAAGCGGCTGTTCTTCAACTTGCGCCGCCTCAAGGGCAAGATCCAGGCTCTCGACGAGGGTGATCTGAAACCCGACCAGGTCGCGCATATCGCCACGACCCTGAAGGTCTCGGAAGCCGAGGTCATTTCGATGAACCAGCGGCTTTCAGGCGACGCATCGCTGAACGCGCCGATCAAGGCGGGCGAAGGCGAATCCGGCCAGTGGCAGGATTGGCTGGTCGATGACCACGACAATCAGGAAGACATCCTGATCGAACAGGACGAACTGGAAAACCGCCGCAGCCTTCTGTCGAGCGCCATGAACGTTCTGAACGACCGCGAACGCCGCATCTTCGAGGCCCGCCGCCTGACTGAAGATCCGGTCACGCTTGAGGACCTGTCGACCGAGTTCGACATCAGCCGCGAGCGTGTCCGCCAGATCGAGGTCCGCGCCTTCGAAAAGGTCCAGGACGCCGTCCGCAAGGCGGCGCAGGATCGTCAGAATGCGCTTCGGGTCGTCGAAGACGCCTGA
- a CDS encoding DUF2171 domain-containing protein, translating into MVDVTQIREHAEVISADGLHVGTVDRVEGDRIKLTKKDSGSGHEGHHHFIALELVASVDENRVRLSANGDVAVMFEEEQDNSPIH; encoded by the coding sequence ATGGTTGATGTCACACAGATCAGAGAGCATGCCGAAGTAATCAGCGCCGACGGTCTTCATGTCGGAACGGTCGATCGCGTCGAAGGCGATCGCATCAAGCTGACCAAGAAAGACAGCGGCTCCGGCCATGAAGGCCACCACCATTTCATCGCGCTGGAACTCGTCGCAAGCGTCGATGAAAACCGCGTCCGCCTCAGTGCCAATGGCGATGTGGCCGTCATGTTCGAGGAAGAACAGGACAACTCCCCCATCCATTGA
- a CDS encoding RluA family pseudouridine synthase has translation MNDPFKQAPAIRKVLTANEDAAGRMDAYLTEALGGEFSRNRIKSLIEQGEVSVNGKTVKEAKKKVTPGDVFEIGLPEAEDPEPKGEDIPLDVLYEDDDLIVLVKPPGLVVHPGAGNWTGTLVNALIHHCGASLSGIGGVKRPGIVHRLDKDTSGVMVVAKNDIAHRHLSDQFADHGRTGPLERAYMAIVWGRPRGLKGTIDAPLGRAGDRVKRAVKQEGSDDAREAITHYEVMERYHEKPDATALAAMIKCNLETGRTHQIRVHMAHIGHPLIGDPDYGAAFKTKANLLPDEAKAVVNRFPRQALHAFMLAFEHPTTGETMHFESPVPDDMKELVDALRG, from the coding sequence ATGAACGACCCCTTTAAACAAGCCCCGGCCATTAGGAAAGTCCTCACGGCAAATGAGGACGCGGCCGGCCGCATGGATGCCTATCTGACCGAAGCGCTCGGCGGCGAGTTTTCGCGCAACCGTATCAAGAGCCTGATCGAACAGGGCGAAGTCTCCGTCAACGGCAAGACGGTGAAGGAAGCCAAAAAGAAGGTCACGCCCGGCGACGTCTTCGAGATCGGATTGCCCGAAGCGGAAGACCCGGAACCGAAGGGCGAGGATATCCCGCTGGATGTGCTCTATGAGGACGACGATCTGATCGTGCTCGTCAAGCCGCCGGGCCTCGTCGTTCATCCAGGCGCTGGCAATTGGACCGGCACGCTGGTCAACGCGCTGATCCATCATTGCGGCGCCAGCCTGTCGGGCATCGGCGGCGTCAAGCGCCCCGGCATCGTCCACCGGCTGGACAAGGACACAAGCGGCGTCATGGTCGTCGCCAAGAACGATATCGCCCATCGCCACCTTTCCGACCAGTTTGCCGACCATGGCCGCACCGGACCGCTGGAGCGCGCCTATATGGCCATCGTCTGGGGCCGCCCGCGCGGCCTGAAGGGCACAATCGACGCACCGCTCGGCCGCGCCGGCGACCGCGTCAAGCGTGCGGTCAAGCAGGAAGGCTCAGACGACGCCCGCGAGGCGATCACCCATTACGAGGTGATGGAGCGCTACCACGAAAAACCCGACGCGACAGCGCTTGCGGCGATGATCAAGTGCAATCTCGAGACCGGCCGCACCCACCAGATCCGCGTGCACATGGCCCATATCGGCCATCCGCTGATCGGCGATCCCGATTATGGCGCGGCCTTCAAGACCAAGGCCAATCTGTTGCCGGATGAGGCAAAGGCGGTCGTCAACCGTTTCCCGCGCCAGGCGCTGCATGCTTTCATGCTGGCCTTTGAACATCCGACGACCGGTGAAACCATGCATTTCGAATCGCCGGTGCCGGACGACATGAAGGAACTGGTGGACGCGCTGCGCGGCTGA
- a CDS encoding TrmH family RNA methyltransferase, giving the protein MIPLRIDDPADPRIAGFVSIKERDLTGRHGRFIAEGTVVLRMLAAAHRARRGIEAEAILLLENRIAGLGDILAEFPADIPIYVANAAVFDAIAGFNMHRGVLALGRRQLAPGLDALVADLAPRSLVLAACGISNHDNMGSMFRNAAAFGADAILMDETSCDPMYRKAIRVSVGSVLSIPFVREGPVSALIGRLQAQGFAIWGLSPRGKTDLHDIPPSPRTVLLVGTEGEGLPESVMASIRTARIRQRPGLDSLNVATATGIALHQVAMINGLI; this is encoded by the coding sequence TTGATCCCGCTGCGTATCGATGATCCGGCCGATCCCCGCATTGCAGGCTTCGTCTCGATCAAGGAGCGCGACCTGACAGGCAGGCATGGCCGTTTCATCGCCGAGGGCACGGTTGTCCTGCGCATGCTGGCGGCCGCACATCGCGCCCGGCGCGGCATCGAGGCTGAAGCGATCCTGCTCCTGGAAAACCGTATCGCCGGCCTCGGTGACATCCTTGCTGAATTCCCGGCGGATATTCCGATCTATGTCGCCAATGCTGCGGTATTCGATGCGATTGCCGGGTTCAACATGCATAGGGGCGTGCTGGCGCTCGGCAGGCGTCAACTGGCCCCTGGCCTCGATGCGCTCGTCGCTGACCTTGCGCCCAGGAGCCTCGTTCTTGCGGCCTGCGGAATTTCCAATCATGACAATATGGGTTCGATGTTCCGCAACGCCGCCGCTTTCGGTGCCGATGCCATCCTGATGGATGAAACCAGCTGCGATCCGATGTACCGCAAGGCGATCCGGGTCTCGGTCGGCTCGGTCTTGAGCATTCCCTTTGTCCGAGAGGGGCCGGTGAGTGCGCTGATCGGGCGCCTGCAGGCGCAAGGCTTTGCGATCTGGGGCCTGTCGCCGCGTGGAAAAACCGATCTGCACGACATTCCACCATCGCCGCGCACCGTGCTGCTGGTGGGTACAGAAGGCGAGGGGCTGCCCGAAAGTGTCATGGCGTCGATCCGGACCGCCCGTATCCGCCAGCGCCCAGGCCTCGATAGCCTCAACGTGGCCACCGCCACAGGCATCGCGCTGCATCAGGTGGCGATGATCAACGGTTTAATCTGA